Proteins encoded by one window of Vigna radiata var. radiata cultivar VC1973A chromosome 5, Vradiata_ver6, whole genome shotgun sequence:
- the LOC106760408 gene encoding UPF0481 protein At3g47200-like translates to MVHSVISHCQNLIESNGTTEKKKKKKEEEEDGGRSITLTHSPEEECGRGYLHEQHVPGARNCSSIHQRISNPIFFKIPKSSFPQILYNPRFFATDSTLTLDDELPQLSPYSSENGGDRQRVDEGDTYAEGDTYAEGDTYAEGDTYEIEVDKLESVLRLLQTSADGSFESCLDDMDLTLHQQLVTNPLVSVWQCKLFLDRTHTTPESWISYIESEESKIRSCYSGTLVFDKKKLVEIIFVDCGFILELFWRDYYDNELSDELSDDINYLSAPWLDNILQCDLVLLENQLPFYVLDKLFTISSEFLATYESPTHGRNSNIPSFIELTCKFFAQFNRYKLILTNNNEIKHFTDLIRVIYLKFRWREGEEEFSRREELLKHLPSATELSEAGVRFKVTENKCLLNWKLTKSVLEIPHLVIDDSSELVFRNMVALEQCHYPSESYITDYIVVLDFLVNTSNDVDLLVRKGILVNYLGDSDSAAKMINSLWKNITQTNFSSHYFRLCKDLNAFCKNPCRKLKATLRRDYCKGPWQTAATIAAIVLLLLSFVQTLCSIWEVYKKQ, encoded by the exons ATGGTGCATTCTGTTATCAGTCACTGTCAAAACCTAATCGAGTCAAATGGAActacagagaaaaaaaagaagaagaaag aagaggaagaagacggTGGAAGAAGCATTACATTAACACATTCTCCAGAAGAAGAATGTGGACGCGGATACTTGCACGAGCAACACGTTCCGGGTGCGCGCAACTGCTCATCAATTCACCAACGCATCTCTAACCctatctttttcaaaatcccCAAATCAAGTTTCCCTCAAATTCTCTACAACCCTCGATTTTTCGCCACCGATTCCACGCTCACCCTCGATGATGAGCTCCCACAACTCTCACCGTATTCTTCAGAAAACGGCGGTGACAGACAGCGCGTAGACGAAGGAGACACTTATGCAGAAGGAGACACGTATGCAGAAGGAGACACTTATGCAGAAGGAGACACGTATGAGATTGAAGTGGACAAGTTGGAGAGTGTGCTTCGTCTTCTTCAAACCAGTGCCGATGGGTCCTTTGAGTCATGTTTGGATGACATGGATTTGACTCTGCATCAGCAATTGGTGACAAATCCACTAGTTTCGGTTTGGCAG TGCAAGTTATTTCTTGATCGAACCCATACAACACCGGAAAGTTGGATCAGCTACATTGAAAGTGAGGAGTCCAAAATTCGCAGTTGTTACTCAGGCACACTTGTGTTCGACAAGAAGAAACTGGTAGAGATAATCTTTGTGGATTGCGGTTTTATACTTGAACTCTTTTGGAGAGATTATTATGACAATGAGTTAAGTGATGAGTTAAGTGATGACATCAATTATCTTTCAGCACCATGGTTAGACAATATTCTGCAATGTGATTTGGTATTGCTTGAAAATCAACTTCCCTTTTATGTTCTTGACAAACTCTTTACTATATCCTCTGAATTTTTGGCTACCTATGAATCTCCTACACACGGTCGTAATAGTAACATCCCTTCATTTATCGAGCTTACGTGTAAGTTTTTTGCCCAATTCAATAGATACAAGTTGATTCTTACCAACAACAACGAGATAAAGCACTTCACTGATCTGATACGAGTCATTTACTTAAAATTTCGTTggagagaaggagaagaagagtTTTCAAGGAGAGAAGAATTGCTGAAACATCTTCCTAGTGCTACTGAGTTGTCAGAAGCAGGAGTAAGGTTTAAGGTAACCGAAAATAAGTGTTTACTAAACTGGAAATTAACAAAATCTGTTCTTGAAATCCCGCACTTGGTTATAGATGATAGTTCTGAACTTGTGTTTCGCAACATGGTAGCTTTAGAGCAGTGTCATTATCCTTCTGAGTCCTACATTACTGATTATATTGTAGTTCTGGACTTTCTGGTAAACACAAGCAATGATGTGGATCTACTGGTTCGAAAGGGAATACTGGTGAACTATTTAGGAGACAGCGATTCTGCGGCTAAAATGATTAATAGTCTTTGGAAAAATATAACGCAGACAAATTTTAGTTCCCATTACTTTCGTCTCTGCAAAGACTTGAATGCTTTCTGTAAAAACCCCTGTCGTAAATTGAAGGCAACTTTGAGACGTGATTATTGTAAAGGTCCATGGCAAACCGCTGCTACAATTGCTGCaattgttcttcttcttctatcttttgttCAAACACTTTGCTCTATCTGGGAAGTATACAAGAAGCAATAG
- the LOC106761785 gene encoding copper transporter 5-like, whose translation MMHMTFYWSRKVNLLIDSWQTQDWTDYLLTLLACLIVSVFYQFIENRRIRLKLIDAGKPFPSEIQTPLLQRKLTGNRAMLGVKVAGAILFGLSSAIGYLLMLSVMSFNGGIFVAIIVGLAVGYFFFRRVKIPF comes from the coding sequence ATGATGCACATGACCTTTTACTGGAGCCGGAAGGTGAATCTCCTGATCGATTCTTGGCAGACCCAAGATTGGACAGATTATCTTCTCACCCTTCTTGCATGCCTCATTGTTTCAGTTTTCTATCAGTTCATTGAGAATCGCAGAATTCGCCTCAAGCTCATCGACGCCGGAAAGCCCTTCCCGTCAGAGATCCAGACCCCTCTGTTGCAGCGGAAGCTCACCGGAAACAGGGCCATGTTGGGCGTGAAGGTCGCCGGGGCGATTCTCTTTGGGTTGAGCTCGGCCATAGGGTATTTGTTGATGTTATCGGTTATGTCCTTCAATGGAGGAATATTTGTGGCCATCATCGTGGGTCTCGCTGTTGGTTACTTTTTCTTCAGGAGGGTGAAGATTCCATTTTAG
- the LOC106760409 gene encoding UPF0481 protein At3g47200-like: MMLRSFLENAKSFLTKECCIYTVPLNIRKLNKDAYIPYVVSIGPFHHDTIDRLRDMESHKVMYCKSFLDRTHTTSESWISYIEREEPKIRSCYSGTLVFDKKKLLQIMFVDCGFILELFWRKYYDNGLSDDINCLSAPWLDNIIACDLVLLENQVPFFVLDKLFSISSKFWTTYEYTTYGPNCNIPSSIELTYRFFGAFNRSQLTFVNNNKIKHFTDLIRVFHLKLPLRGEEELSRSDELLKHLPSATELSEA; encoded by the coding sequence ATGATGTTGAGATCGTTTTTGGAGAATGCAAAGTCTTTCTTAACAAAAGAGTGTTGCATCTACACAGTACCTTTAAATATTCGCAAACTCAACAAAGATGCTTACATTCCATATGTTGTTTCCATTGGCCCTTTTCACCACGACACCATCGATCGTCTTCGGGACATGGAAAGTCACAAAGTAATGTATTGCAAGTCATTTCTTGATCGAACCCATACAACATCCGAAAGCTGGATCAGCTACATTGAACGTGAGGAGCCCAAGATTCGCAGTTGTTACTCAGGCACGCTTGTGTTCGACAAGAAGAAACTGTTACAGATAATGTTTGTGGATTGCGGTTTTATACTTGAACTCTTTTGGAGAAAATATTATGACAACGGGTTAAGTGATGACATCAATTGTCTTTCAGCACCATGGTTGGACAATATTATAGCATGTGATTTGGTATTACTTGAAAATCAAGTCCCCTTTTTTGTCCTTGACAAACTCTTTTCTATATCCTCTAAATTTTGGACTACCTATGAATATACTACCTACGGTCCTAATTGTAATATCCCTTCGTCCATCGAGCTTACGTATAGGTTTTTTGGCGCTTTCAATAGATCTCAGTTGACTTTTGTCAACAATAACAAGATAAAACACTTCACTGATCTGATAAGAGTCTTTCACTTGAAACTTCCTTTGAGGGGAGAAGAAGAACTTTCAAGAAGCGACGAATTGTTGAAACATCTTCCCAGTGCTACTGAGTTGTCAGAAGCATGA